From the Candidatus Manganitrophaceae bacterium genome, the window GCGAACTCGAGCTCGCAGCCGCAATCGGGGCAGGGGAAGGCGACCTTCTTCGATTGCTCGACCTCTTCTAAAACGGCCGCAGCCATCTGGACGGTCGGATCGGGATAACGCTTCTCCGGCACCTTGTGCTCCAGCGCCTGGTTGAAGATCTTCGCCACCGCGTCGGAGCAGGAGAGGACTTTCTCTTTCCCGATGCCGAACGGTTTGTCGCAACGGATGCCGATCAGCTGTTTGACGATATCCCGCGGCGTCACACCGGCCCGGAGACAAAGCGAGATCAGCCGGCCGATCGCTTCATTGAACGACCCCTCGCACCCCCCCGCTTTTCCCATTGTCGCGAACGCCTCGAACGGCAGCGCCTTCTCGTCGGAGTTGACGGTGAGGTAGAGATCGCCGCAAGAGGTCCGCTTGCGGGTGGTGATTCCGGTCATGACCTCGGGACGGGGCCGCGGCGCGACCATTCTCAGCGGCTGATCGGGCTGGAGCATCGCCTCATCGGTCGGGATCGCGGCGGCTTCGGCTTTCGCCTCCCCCTTCTTCGACGAGCCGACATTCATCACCTGATCGGGCCGGGCGCCGTCGCGATAGACGGTGATCCCTTTGCAGCCGAGCTGGTAGGCGAGCAGATAGGCCTCCTTCACCTCTTTGGAGGTGGCGTTGGACGGAAGGTTGATCGTCTTGCTGACGGCCGAGTCGGTATGCTCCTGGAAGGCCGCCTGCATCCGGACATGCCATTCCGGCGAGATCATGTGCGAGGTGGCAAAGACCTGCTGCCAGTGCGGCGGCACCTGGTCGATCCCGTGGACCGACCCTTTGTTCTTGATGATCCGATCGAGCAGATCCTCGCTCCAGAAGCCTTCGCGCTTGGCGACCTCGATGAAGAAGTCGAGAACATAGGGGAGATGGTCTCCCCCCATGACGTTCTTGTACCAGATTAAAGAGAATTCCGGCTCGCATCCCCCGGAGGTATCTGCGATCATCGAGATCGTCCCGGTCGGCGCGACGGTCGTCACGTAGGAGTTGCGGATCCGCTGGCCCCGCTTTTGATGGAGCGAGCCCTCCCAGAATTTGTAGACGCCCCGCTGCTCGGCGAGCCGCGCCGATTCATCATAGCCGATCTCCCGGATGAATCCCATCACCTTGCCGGCCATCTCGATCCCGGCCTCGGAGTTGTAGGGGATCTCGAGCTTGAAGAGCATCCGGGCGAAGCCCATGATGCCGAGGCCGATCTTCCGGTTGGCCCGGGTGATCTCTTCGATCTGCTGAATCGGGTAGCGGTTCTGATCGATGACGTTGTCGAGGAAGTGGATCGAGGTGCGGATGCTCTTCTCGAGATCTTTCCAATCGAGCTGATATTTGTCGCCGACCCTTACCAGATGCCGCTCGACGTTGACGCTTCCGAGGTTGCAGCTCTCATAGGGGAGGAGCGGCTGCTCGCCGCAGGGGTTGGTCGCCTCCATGTCGGCGACCTGCGGGGTCGGGTTGGCGCGGTTGGTGACGTCGATGAAGAAGAGCCCCGGCTCGCCGGTGGCGCACGCCTGCTCGGCGATCTTGTCCATCACCATCCGGGCGCGCAGCTTCTTCACCACCTGGCCGTTGCGGGGGGTGATCAGCTCGTACTCCTCATCCTTCTCGAACGCCTCCATAAACCGGTCGGTGATCGCCACCGAGATGTTGAAATTGATGATCTGGCTGGTGTCGGCCTTGCACTCGATGAATTCGAGAATGTCGGGATGATCGACCCGCAGAATCCCCATGTTGGCGCCGCGGCGCGTTCCCCCCTGCTTCACCGCCTCGGTGGCATGGTTGAAGACTTTCATGAAAGAAACCGGGCCGGAGGCGACGCCGCCGGTGGAGCGGACGACATCGTCTTTGGGGCGAAGACGCGAGAACGAAAAGCCGGTTCCGCCGCCGGTCTTGTGGATGATCGCCGCCTGCTTGACCGTCTCGAAGATCGACTCCATCGAATCCTCGACCGGCAACACGAAGCAGGCCGAGAGCTGCTGCAGGTCGCGGCCGGCGTTCATGAGGGTGGGGGAGTTCGGAAGGAATCGAAGCGATGCCATCAGGTGATAAAATTTGTTTTCGACCGCGTCGATGTCGGCGTTCGGATCGTAGAGGCGGTCTCCCTCTGCGATGTTTCGGGCCACTCGCCGAAAGAGCTGCTCCGGGGTTTCGATCACCTTACCTTCCTGGTTTTTGGCGAGGTATCGCTTTTCCAAAACGCGCAGTGCGTTTGGGGAGATCTCCACATCCGACTGGGAGGCCGCTCCGTTTTGCTTTTCACCTGCCTTTCCGATTTGCTCTGTCATTTCCATCGATCGGTGCCCTCCTACAGCTTAAGGTCTACTGGATATTGAGAATAAATTAGGGAGTTGAATTAGTACGTCTAGATTCTTGAAAAGCGGGCATTGCTATGATAATGAATTACGAATGGAACATCGTTGTGACATGAACCATGGTAGGGAAAACCGGATTTTTTGTCAAGGAGAAAAGTACCACCGGTAGAGGGTATTATTTCATCAACAACAATATATTGTGGATTTACTGAAGATAACCTGTGGATAAGGTGTGGAGGGCGGGGCTATTCCACCTTAAAATAAAGGAGTTGCATCGGGCTGCCCCGCCGGACGACGGCATGGATGATTTTTCGGGTGTTCTGGACCCGCCCCTCGGCCAGGATGGTGAAGTAACTGCTCCGAACGTCGATAAAAGTGTTGGTGTTGGTCTTGAGAAATCGATTCTTCACCTCGGCCGGCAGCGCGTCGATAAATTTCACCGTCGTCGATTCATACGGCCGGCTTTCGATGAGGCGGCGCGCGACACTTTCGTCGATCCCCTCCTCGATATCGAGGCTCTGAAGGACCAACGTGTCGGCGGTGTTGACGTTGATCTTCCCCTCGCCGTAGACGGTGAGATAGGGGGCGATCTTTCGATAGACCTCGTCGGTGATCCCCTTCACCATATGGAGCTCTTCCAGCGTATCGAACCGCGCGTTCTTGCAATGGTAAGAAGGTTCGAGCCGGCTGTAGGTGTCCTCTTCGGCGCCGAAAGGGCGCGGCTCGCTGTCTTTATCAACCCAATCGACGATCGCATCGACCAGATCGGGATTGAGATGAAGGAGCTTGAACAGCCGCTGCAGCTGCTTCTGCCGCGCCTCCACCGCGGTGCCGGTTCCCCTTCCGTTCACATCGACGAGGCTGTTCAGGTTAAATTTCCCCGCCTCGTCGGTAATCACGCCGGAGAGGACCCCGTCCCCCAGCGGATACTCCGGAACCGGAAAGGCCCAGAGCTCGTCGAGGCCGTCATATTTGTTGCTGTGGATTGCATCGTCCTTCAAAATCGCCTGGCCGGCCGACACCGCCGAGCGGGCCAGATAGAACGCTTTCAGGTCGTCGCGGAAATTCCCGGCGGCGCGCAGATCGGCGCGCGCCTGGAAGTCGATCTCCAAGATAATCACGGTCAGGAGAAGAACGACCAAGAGGCTGAGCAGAAGGGCAAATCCCCCCTCGTCTCTTAATTTGTTGTTCCCGGAAATCACTTCTGCTATACTCCGCCCATGCACAAAGGGAAATTATTTTTTTCGTTGCTCATCATACTCTTTCTTGCCGTCGGCTGTGGAAAGGGGAAATCGGGGGTGATCGTCGACGTCACCACCACCACACCCGGCATCACCCCGCTTTCCAAGATTCAAGCCAAAATCCTTCAGGACACCACGGGGGATGGGGGCACCGATGCCTTCCCCGACCGGAACCTGACCCCTCAAAGTTTCACGATTGCTTTTAACAGCTTCAGGCTCTTCCAAGCCCTCGACAACACGCTCGGCACCAACGTCGGCACGGCGCCGAGCTACACCGTCTTCGATGTCGGCACCGGCTCCGGGGTCGCCAACACCCGCCCCCTCGTCGTCTCTTTGACGACCGGACTGACCACACAGCTCACTGAAAATAAAAGCGATCCGGCGCAGGGGACCTACGATCATGTTCAATATGAGATCCGTTATTTCGAGATGACGATTCCGCTCTGCAGTGCGAACGACGTTTGCGAAGATCACCGGCTCCGCTTTTACCTCACCGCCGATCCTGATCCCGACCTCAACAACTTTACCCCGGTTCCCGGCGCGATCTTAATCTCACGAAGCCCGAACGCGACCGACTTCAGCTGGGTCTCCATCACGGCCGGACTTCCCCTTTCGCTCGTCAACTTCCCGATCACCGGCGGAAAGCCGACCGATCCCTACTTAATTCCGATCACCCAGTTTCAGGCGACCAATGGGGCGATCAGCTCCATCTTCAACTTGCCGATCTCTCCGGTGCTGGAGATCAAAAGCAAACCGGAGAAAGAATTCGTTTTCACCCTGGCCTTCGACCTCATCAATCTCTTCTTCTTCGACAACACGGATGAGACGAATAATGTCGATCCCGGACCCGACTTTCACTTCAATGCGCTGATCGACCCGAACTCGACCGTCTCACGGGACGGAAAAATCTTGCAAGGATGCGCCACCACCATCATCGATCCAAGCGTGTCCGCCCTCTGCCAGGCCGACTTCTGGCCGGGGATTCCCCTCCCCACCGTGTCCGTCACCGAGCAAGATCGAAACAACTGAGTCGATTACGAAGCGATCCGCTCGTAGGAAGAAACGAGGAAGGTGATGTCCATCAAAGACGGATCGGAGAAGCGGGTCTTCAACGCGAGCCGCTTGATCCGGACCGGATAGGGGGCATTTTCAACGGCGGAGAGAAAGGGGACGATCCGGGCGAGCGTCACATTCTCCACCTTCACCTCGACCGGAATCTCCCGGTAGGGATCACGGAGCTGCGGCGCCAGCGGACGGATGTAGGCGATGTTCGCGCGGATCTGATTCTTCGTGGCGGTCTCTTCTAAAAAAGAGAGGGGGGAGAACTGATTCGAGTTCGGTAGCCGCCGCTCGATTTCCTGGATCGCTTGCGCGACGCCGAGATATTCCCCTTTGAGATTGTCGAATTCGCGCGCCTCTTTTTCCTTCTGCGGGATCAGCCGGTCGAGCGTCACCATCCGGTCCCAGGCCGGGCCGACGAGGACAAAATAAACGATCAGTACCAAACCGATTCCGATGCCCCCTCCCAAGATCCAACGCTCGCGGGGGGAGAGCCGCATCAAAAATGAATCGACCCCTTTAAGACGACTTCCGATCACCCTTCCCCCTCTCTCCCAGCGTGAGCTGGACCCGAAAACTGACCCGTGCTTGATCGGCCGAGATCTTGGCGTCGCTGACGCTGACCTCCTGATAGCGTCCCGCCTTGAGCAATCCCCCCCGGATCCGGTCGACCGAGTCGTACGAGTCGGTCTGCGCCTCGATCCGAACCTTGTTCCCGTCGATGACGAGCTCGGTCACGTCGATCCGGACCTCCATCGGAATGCCGGCGGTCACCTCCTTCAACACCTCCAGCGGGCTCTGCTCCCCGACCCCGAGAAACTCACCGGTCCGGCGCCGCTCGCCGATCGCAGACCGGATCTGGTCGACCTCGTTTGAGACATTCTTCGATTGGGGAAAGGCCTGCGTGAACGACGCGCGCAGATCCCGCTTCAGCTCCTCAAAACGGGCCTCTTTCTGACGGTAGCGAAAATAGAAATCTCCCCCCATCAGCCCCACCAGGAGGAGGAAGACCAGCCCGATCGAGACCCACCGGTGCCGTCGCTCAATCGACTCCTTCCCGAAGACGAACTCCCCCTGACGAAAGTTGATCGGCGTCCCCTGCGGCGGCAGCGCCAGCCCCAGCGCCGGCGCATAGAGCCGCGGCGCGGTCGCCAGCTGCTCCGCAGCCAGCCCCGCGATCGGCGGCAGCCGCTCGTCGGGCCCCTCCGGCATCATCTGGAGCGCCTGCGCCATCGCGGCCTGGAGCCCCTTCATCTGCCCTCCCCCGCCACAGATATAGAACGGGAGGAGCGCAGGCGCCTCCGTTCCGGCCGGCTGCTCCGCCAAGGCGAAGAGCGACAGCGTTTTTTCAATCTCCATCAGCCAGGCGCCGACCGCTTTTTGAACCGCCTCGGCCAGAGGGGTCTGAGCGGTCAGATCGACCTCCTCTTTCCGCCGCTCGGCCTCTTCCCAGGAGAGATCGAACTCTTTCTGAATCGCCTCGGTGAAAAAATCCGACCCGATCGGGAAGGTGCGGGCCCAGCGGAGGGTCCCCCCCCGGATCGCGCAGAGGACCGTTTTAGAGGCGCCGAGGTCGATCAGAAGATGCTCGCGCAGAAGCGGCTCGCGGAGCGGTTGCTTCCGATGATCGACTGCCGGCGATGCCCCCCAGAAATGCTGATAGAAGGTCTGCAGGGCGACGGCATCGACCCCGACCCAGGCCGGATCGATTCCGACCGACTGGAGGGCGGCGACATACTTTCGGAGCGCGGCCCTCGGGACGGCGGAGACCAAGAGGTGGGATGCAGTCTCGGTTGCGGCGCCACCCCGGAGATCGACCGAGGAGGCTTCCCCTCTTCCTTCCGAGGCCGGCCCTTGGCGAAGAAGCTGATAGTCGATGACGACCTCTTCGAGGTCGAAGGGGAGCTGTCCTTCGATCTCGAAGGGGACCACCTGGCGGAGCCGCTTCGGGTCGGTAAACGGAAGCGAGAGCTCCCGGGTCGAGACGAGGTGGCCCGGCAGCGCCACCGCGGTCATCTCGCCGGCGCGGATCTTCCCCTCGGCGCGGAGCTGCCGGAGGGCGTCGAGCTGCGCCTCGTTCGGAAGCGCTCCGGTCGGTGCTCCCGGCGGGTCGCCGGCCGCAGCCTCGTCGCCGCGGCGCGCCACCTTCTGCTCGAACGCATCGATCAGACGGAGCCCGCGCAGCGTCCGGGCGATCCGAACCCCCTTGATCGCATAGCGGCCGATATCTAAACCGAGAATGATTTGGGCCATAAAAAACCTTCTATAATTTTTATTGCAGCGCCACCGGCTTTCCGTTGAGCGAGATCTGCGGCTGACCGATCGCCCCTTTCAAGCCGACCGTCAACGGCTCCCGCCCCGAATATCCTTGAATGAAAAGAGCGGCCATCTGCTGCAGGCTCCCCTTCGGCGTCGCCTTGACCGTCAGCGAGAGAAGGCTTCCTGTGAGCGGCTGCCGGAGGATGACATTGCCGCCATCGCTCGCCAGATCGACCTCGCTCCCCTGGGCGGTGAGCCGCTCGACGACCAGCATGCCGTTGCGCAGATTGATCTTACCATGAATGGCGGAAAACGACATCTCGCCGATCGGAACGGTCCACTGCCCGACCTGCTTGACCTGCACCCCGCTCGCCGTGAAGGTGAGGTTCCCTTTCCCACGCATCAGGTCGGGACCGATCCAGCTTCCTTCCCCCTCTAAATCGAGCAGGCCGGTCACTCCGACCTGACTCAGGTTGAGCTTGCGTCCTTCCTGTTTGACGGTGAGGGAGAGGCCGTCGGCGGTCCGGAACGCCGTCGCATGCCCCACGATCGACCCGCCGGCGACCCCGATCCGGAAGTCGACCTCCCCCTGTCGTGCGAACAGAAGCGGCAGCGGGGCAACGTCGACGTCGATCGACTGAAAGTTCCACTTCGGAATCGCCTGACCGGGGCAGTCGAGGTGAACATCGCGCCAGACCAGCCGCAACGGGAAATGGATCCCCCGCGTCCCGACCGCCAGCCGGCAGCCGCTCCCCGACTCAATCGCCGCGATCAGCCGCAGTTCCAGAAGGGAGAAGGGGAAGGTCATATAGAAAAATACGAGGAACATCGCCAAGCCGAAGAGTGTATAGCCGAGAAAGACCGCCCATTTTCGCTTCTGATTTTTGATCCAGTTGAACATCGTGATAAAAAGCGCGTCCCCCTTCTCTCACCCGATTCGCCGTCCCTGAGGCAATCATCGGGCAATCATCGGCGATCATTAATGATGTGCCTGTTCAGCGCATACCGGCTTCGCTCTGCACTTCCTACGACAGCTTGCCGCCGAGCGGGATCTCCACCGTCGTTTTGAACCGGCGTCCCTCTCGGGTCGGCCCTTTCAGAATCAATTCAATCTCCACCGCCAGCGGGAGACTCTTCTTCTGATCCGAATCCCACTGGGTGACCCAGGTCCGGTCGGCCGAATCGAGGTAGCGAAAACGGATCCCGAGGACCGCCTCTCCGACCTCATTCCGGACGACCCGCTCGTTCGACAGCGCCTCCTCGTGGATCAGCAGCCCCTCTTCCAGATGGTAGCTGATCACCGCCCAATCCGACTCCGCCGCATCGCGCATCGTCCGCCCGTGCGAGACCGCCGTGAACCGGATCGAATCGTCCGGATAGTCGGTCCCGTCGATCGTCCGGGTCCGATCTTCCCCCTTAAAAAGGGAGGTCGCCGTGATCGTCGCCGGCGGGAGCGGCGCTCCCTGCCCGATCGGCGCGAAGACCGGCTTCGCCTGATAGATCATGCTGAGGTCTTTCGACAGGTAATAAAAACCAAGCCGCGCCAGCCGGTAGGCGTCGGCCTCCTTCTCCAGCTGCTCCGAAGCGCGGTAGGTCGCATTAAACGAGCCGTACACCAGGGTGAAGAGAACCGCCAGGATCGCCAGCGAGATCATAATCTCAAGAAGGGTGAACCCGTGACGATTGCGGATTTCGGAGTGCGGAATTCGGAATAAGCATCGGATCTTCTTTTCTCTTTTAGTCTGCAATCCGCAATTCGCAATCCGCAATGTATTCCGCCCCGTTATCCCTTCGCGTTAAAGAGAAAGGTGGTGAAATGGACCGTCTCGTTGTGTCCCCCTTCTCTCCAGAGGACATCGACGTTCAGCTCGCGCACCACCTCATAGGGGGTCGCTTTGACCTCCTGCTTCCATTTGTATCCGGGATGCTCCTCGCCGAAATCTCCCTCCCGCTCCCCGACGTCCGGAAAGCCGGCGAACGAGATCTCGGAGACCAGCTGGCGCGCCAGCAGTGTCGCCTCCGTGATATGGCCGGTATAAGACGACAGCGCAATGTCGCGGTTCCGAAGCCCCAGGAGCACCGTCAGGGAAATCGCCAAGACCGCCAGGGCGATCATGATCTCGATGAGGGTAAAGCCGCTAGCTTCTCGTGTCGACATCGACATATTCGTCATATACCTTAACCCGGCCGGTCAGTGGATTGACCACCAGCGTCCATTTTCGGTCGCCCTGCTTGAGATGAATCCAGGCCTTTTCCAATCCGACCGGATAGATCTGCATGAACGCCTCCCCCTGATTGACCTTCCCCTGCTGCGGCGTCACAACGTCGACAAACGAGACCTCCCGCGGCAGGATGCGGCGGGAGGTCATCGGATCGGTCGTCTCGACGAACTCCCCATCCCCTTTGAGCGTGCCGACCCAGTAGGCGCCGTTCTCCAGGTTAAAATAGAGGCGATAGGTCTGCTTGGTCGTAGACGATTCCTGAGCCAGATATTGGATCAGCCCGGCGAAATGCCGCGCCGTCCATTTAAGGTCGCCCGCGCCGAACGAGGAGATCCGGGGAAAAACAAAGAGCGCCACCACCGCCATGATCAGAACGACCAACATCAACTCTAGGAGGGTGAAGCCCTTCGATTGCGGAGTGAAGGACAACCTGCTTTTCTTTTCATTCCGCAATCCGCATTCCAAAATCCGCATTGCCACTTCTACTCCATGTTCCAGCTCTCGATGTCGGCGTTTTTCCCCTCCCCGCCCGACTCGCCGTCGGCGCCGCGCGAGACGAGGTCATAGTCGCCATGCGCGCCCGGACTGGAATAAATAAAGGCGTTTCCCCAGGGATCGTTCGGCACCTTCGGCAGATAGCCCCCTTCCCGCCAATTCTTCGGGATCTCGCCGACCGTCGGTTTGTGGACCAACGCGTCGAGCCCCTGCTCCGTGCTCGGATAGTTGCCGCTGTCGAGCTTATACATCTGCAGCGCCTCTTCGACGTTCTTGAGCTGGACCTTTGCCGCCACCCGCCGCGCCTCATCGGTCCGCCCGACCAGCTTGGGGACGACGAGCACCGCGAGGATGGCGAGGATCGTGATGACGACCATGATCTCAATCAGCGTGAATCCGGCTTGGGACGGTCGGAGCCATCGCCCCAATCCGGCCGACCAGGCGGGATGCCTGGGAAAGAGCGGTCTGTTAAAAATAAATCTCTGTAGCGTCATTCGTTGCTTCATATTCCTCCCTGATTCGATTGCGGATTGGCGATTGCGGATTTCGGAGTCAGGTCAGAACCCTCTTTTTCCAACCCGCAATCCGCATTATTTGACGATTTGGCTCACCTCGAAGATCGGCAGGAGAATCGCCAAGACGATAAAGAGAACGACCGCCCCCATGCCGAGAATCATCAACGGCGCAAGGAGCGAGGTCATCCCGGTCACGACCGTTTCAACCTCATTGTCGTATGCCTCCGAGACCTTCTGGAGCATCCCTTCGAGCTCGCCGCTCTTCTCGCCGATCGCGATCATGTGGGTGACGAGCGGCGGGAAGAGGCCGCTCCGCTTGAGCGGATCGGCGATGCTCTGCCCCTCGCGGATGTTTCCCCGCGCCCCTTGGATCGCCTCCTCCAACACCTTGTTGCCGACCACCTGCTGCACGATCTCGAGCGAGATCAGCAGCGGCACCCCGCTGGCCAACAGCGTGGCGAGGGTCCGGGTGAAGCGCGAGATCGCCACCATCCGGGCGACCCTTCCGACGAGTGGAACGCGGAGGATAAACCGGTCGTACTGCTCGCGGCACCCCGCGGTCCGGAGGTGCCGCCGGTACATCATTCCGATGATCACCCCCAGCCCGATCAGCAGCCATCCATAGCTCCGCAGGAAGTTGCTCAGCCCCAAGAGGATCACCGTCGGAAGAGGAAGCGCCTGATTGAGATCGGCAAAGATCGCGGTGACCCGCGGGACGACGAACGAGATCAAGAAGACCAAGATCAGGGCGCTCACCACCAGCATCAGCGCCGGATAGGTCAGGATTGAAAAGAGCTTGTTGCGAAGGCGGACCTGATTCTCTAAATGATCGGCCAGCCGAACCAAGATCCGGTCGAGCGTGCCGCTCGCCTCGCCGGCCCGGACCATCTGCCGGTAGAGGGGAGAGAAAACTTTCGGATGGCGCGCCAGCGCATCGGCGAACGACACCCCCTCCTTCACCCCTTCCCGGACATCGATCCAGATCTTCTTCGCGACCGGCTTCTCCACCTGCTCGGTCAGCGCGCCGAGCGCCTCCATCAACGAGATTCCGGCGCTGAGCAGCGTCGAGAGCTGACGGGTCATCACCGCCGTCTCGGGGAGCGCCACCCGCTCCGAGAAGGTAAAGACCGGTTTCGACAGCCCGGTCGCCGCCTGCTGGGTCTGGGCGATCTCCACCGGGAAGATCCCGCTCTTCCGGAGCTTCGCCCGCGCCATCCGGGGATTGTCGGCATCGACGACGCCGGCCTTGTTCTTCCCCTGCAGATCGAGTCCTTTGTATTCGTAAATCGCCATTCTTATTTAAAACCCTATACTCCTCAGGCTGCTCAAAAAGCTCCAGATGCCCCCTCCGGGACTTCCAGCATTTTATTGCTGGAGGTGGGTCGCGATTTCGCGGGGAGCGAGGGACCCCGCAGCGCACTGTATTGTGCGTGAGGATTCCCGAGCGACCGAGGACGAAGCAGGTCGATTTTTTCAGCAGCCTGCTAAAAGATTTCCTCCTGCGTCACCCGCAACACCTCTTCCGTCGTCGTCTGTCCGGAGGCGACCCGCCTCGCGCCGTCTTCCCGCAGCGACAGCATCCCTTTGGCGATGGCACGCGCCTTGATCTTCGAGGAGTCGACTTTCGATAGGACGAGGTTCCGGACCTCGTCGTCCAAGACCAGAATTTCGTAGATCCCGGCCCGTCCCCGATAGCCGGTGTTGATGCAGTACGGACAGCCCTTTCCTCGATAGAAGAGAAGGTCGGCGGCGGCCGGTTTTTTAAAGCCGAGCTTCGCCAGCTCTTCCGGCGTCGGCCGGTATGAGATCCGGCATTCCGGGCAGATCTGGCGGACGAGCCGCTGGGCGACGATCGCGACGACCGAGGACGAAACGAGAAACGGCTCGATCCCCATGTCGAGCAGCCGGGTGATCGCACCGGCCGAGTCGTTGGTATGGAGGGTCGAGAAGACGAGATGCCCCGTCAGCGAGGCGTGAATCGCGATCTCCGCCGTCTCCGAATCGCGGATCTCCCCGATCATGATGACGTCGGGATCTTGGCGCAGGATCGACCGGAGGCCGCTGGCGAAGGTTAGTTGGATTTTCGGGTTGATCTGAATCTGGCCGATCCCCTTCAGCTGGTATTCGATCGGGTCTTCGATCGTGATGATGTTTTTGTCGGGCGAGTTGATCTTGCTCAACCCGGCGTAGAGGGTCGTCGTCTTCCCGCTCCCGGTCGGCCCGGTCACCAAGATAATCCCGTGGGGGAGTCGGATCAGCTGGTTCATGATCGACAGCCCCTCGGCCGAAAGCCCGACATCTTCCAGGCTGAGCAGGAGGCTCGTCTTGTCGAGCAGCCGGAGGACCAGCCGCTCGCCGTGCGCCGTCGGGACCGCCGAGACCCGGATGTCGATCTCGCGCCCGCCGATTTTCAATCCGATCCGGCCGTCTTGCGGCAGCCGCTTCTCGGCGATGTTCATCCCCGCCATGATCTTGATCCGGGAGGTCAGGGCCGACTGCAGCCGCTTCGGCGGGGCCAAGATATTATAAAGGACCCCGTCGATCCGGTACCGGATCGCGATCTCTTTTTCGAACGGCTCGAAGTGGATGTCGGAAGCCCGCTGCTGAACCGCCTGAAAGAGGACCGAGTTCACCAGCCGGATCATCGGCGCTTCATCGCTCGCGTCGAGGAGATCCTCCGGCTCGGCGAGCTCCTCCGCCAATGCGGTGAGGCTCTCCCCCTCGGCCAGATCGGAGATCGCCTGCTCGGCGCCGGCGGTCGCCCGCTCATAAATCGCGTTGATGCTGCTGATCACCGCCTTGGAGGGAACGGCGACCACCTCGATCGGCTCGCCGAGGAGGAGCCGAAGGTCGTCGAGCGCCGAGAGAAGCAATGGGTTGGAGGCGGCGACCTGAATCGCCTTGCCGTTTCGTCTGAAGGGGAGAAGCTCATACCGCTTGGCAAAGGAGATCGGAACCCGCTCCGTCAGCGTCGGGTCAATCTCTTTGGGATTGAGGGAAGGGGAATAGGGGAGCTGCCATTGCTGAGAGAGCGACTCCAAGACCGCCTCTTCGGTGACATACTTCAACCGGACGAGGATCTCTCCGATTTTCCCCCCCTGCTCTTTCTGGAGGCGAAGCCCCTCTTCGAGCCGCGCGGGGGTCAACGCATGTTTTTCGATGAGAATTTGCCCGATCAGCGGGCGTTTCAACAGGGCCAAAATAAAACCTCATTCCATGATCCGTCATCATTCGGCGTTCGTTGGCCGGCTCGCCGGAAGATTGATCATTTCATTTAAAAAGTCCTCGCGGATCTCCCGCCCTTCCATCCGATTCTCGCTCATGAACGCCTTCGTCCGCTCGATCTTTCGTTCCCGGATCGGGTCGAAGTCTTTCGAGTCCCGAACAAGATGGGGGGTGAGGAAGATCAAGAGGTTTGTCTTCTCCATCCGCCGCGATTTAAATTTGAAAAACCAGCCGAGCAGCGGGATATCCCCCAGCAGCGGAATCTTCCGCTCCGTGATCTGGATGTTGTCCCGGATCAGACCGCCGATGACGACCGTCTGCGCATCGTGAACGATGACGGTGGTGTTCGCCGACCGCTTATTGGTCGTCGGACCGAGGACGACCGTTCCGACCGTCTGGGTCGTGTCGACGACGGAGGAGATCTCCTGATAGACATCGAGCTTCACCAGATCGTTCTCCAGCA encodes:
- the gspN gene encoding type II secretion system protein GspN; its protein translation is MFNWIKNQKRKWAVFLGYTLFGLAMFLVFFYMTFPFSLLELRLIAAIESGSGCRLAVGTRGIHFPLRLVWRDVHLDCPGQAIPKWNFQSIDVDVAPLPLLFARQGEVDFRIGVAGGSIVGHATAFRTADGLSLTVKQEGRKLNLSQVGVTGLLDLEGEGSWIGPDLMRGKGNLTFTASGVQVKQVGQWTVPIGEMSFSAIHGKINLRNGMLVVERLTAQGSEVDLASDGGNVILRQPLTGSLLSLTVKATPKGSLQQMAALFIQGYSGREPLTVGLKGAIGQPQISLNGKPVALQ
- a CDS encoding prepilin-type N-terminal cleavage/methylation domain-containing protein, which translates into the protein MSTREASGFTLIEIMIALAVLAISLTVLLGLRNRDIALSSYTGHITEATLLARQLVSEISFAGFPDVGEREGDFGEEHPGYKWKQEVKATPYEVVRELNVDVLWREGGHNETVHFTTFLFNAKG
- a CDS encoding prepilin-type N-terminal cleavage/methylation domain-containing protein, encoding MRILECGLRNEKKSRLSFTPQSKGFTLLELMLVVLIMAVVALFVFPRISSFGAGDLKWTARHFAGLIQYLAQESSTTKQTYRLYFNLENGAYWVGTLKGDGEFVETTDPMTSRRILPREVSFVDVVTPQQGKVNQGEAFMQIYPVGLEKAWIHLKQGDRKWTLVVNPLTGRVKVYDEYVDVDTRS
- the gspG gene encoding type II secretion system major pseudopilin GspG — translated: MTLQRFIFNRPLFPRHPAWSAGLGRWLRPSQAGFTLIEIMVVITILAILAVLVVPKLVGRTDEARRVAAKVQLKNVEEALQMYKLDSGNYPSTEQGLDALVHKPTVGEIPKNWREGGYLPKVPNDPWGNAFIYSSPGAHGDYDLVSRGADGESGGEGKNADIESWNME
- the gspF gene encoding type II secretion system inner membrane protein GspF; protein product: MAIYEYKGLDLQGKNKAGVVDADNPRMARAKLRKSGIFPVEIAQTQQAATGLSKPVFTFSERVALPETAVMTRQLSTLLSAGISLMEALGALTEQVEKPVAKKIWIDVREGVKEGVSFADALARHPKVFSPLYRQMVRAGEASGTLDRILVRLADHLENQVRLRNKLFSILTYPALMLVVSALILVFLISFVVPRVTAIFADLNQALPLPTVILLGLSNFLRSYGWLLIGLGVIIGMMYRRHLRTAGCREQYDRFILRVPLVGRVARMVAISRFTRTLATLLASGVPLLISLEIVQQVVGNKVLEEAIQGARGNIREGQSIADPLKRSGLFPPLVTHMIAIGEKSGELEGMLQKVSEAYDNEVETVVTGMTSLLAPLMILGMGAVVLFIVLAILLPIFEVSQIVK
- the gspE gene encoding type II secretion system ATPase GspE, with the translated sequence MLKRPLIGQILIEKHALTPARLEEGLRLQKEQGGKIGEILVRLKYVTEEAVLESLSQQWQLPYSPSLNPKEIDPTLTERVPISFAKRYELLPFRRNGKAIQVAASNPLLLSALDDLRLLLGEPIEVVAVPSKAVISSINAIYERATAGAEQAISDLAEGESLTALAEELAEPEDLLDASDEAPMIRLVNSVLFQAVQQRASDIHFEPFEKEIAIRYRIDGVLYNILAPPKRLQSALTSRIKIMAGMNIAEKRLPQDGRIGLKIGGREIDIRVSAVPTAHGERLVLRLLDKTSLLLSLEDVGLSAEGLSIMNQLIRLPHGIILVTGPTGSGKTTTLYAGLSKINSPDKNIITIEDPIEYQLKGIGQIQINPKIQLTFASGLRSILRQDPDVIMIGEIRDSETAEIAIHASLTGHLVFSTLHTNDSAGAITRLLDMGIEPFLVSSSVVAIVAQRLVRQICPECRISYRPTPEELAKLGFKKPAAADLLFYRGKGCPYCINTGYRGRAGIYEILVLDDEVRNLVLSKVDSSKIKARAIAKGMLSLREDGARRVASGQTTTEEVLRVTQEEIF